CGATGCTCTCCAGACGCAATGTAAGTATTGATAGTTTCTGCTGTGAGTCGCGCCATGCTAACTTTTGTCGTATTCAACACGACATGCACTTTATCACCATAAAAAGCAGCTACCGCTGTATGCACCGCATGCTGTTTACCTGATAATAGCGTTAGCATCCTTAGTGCATCCTGGTCATGTTCTGGCTTACCTAATATCTCATCTCCTACACTCACTGTCGTATCTGCTGATAATACGATCAGATGAGAGTACTCCTTTTTCATATTAGCTGCCGTAGCCAGTGCCTTCTCCTTGGCTAAACGCTTTACATACTGAATCGGCAACTCACCTTGTCTCACCGACTCATCGATATCAGCAGGCAACACAATACAATCAATGCCAACCTGTTTGAGTAATTCTATTCGGCGCGGGCTTCTCGAAGCCAAAATCACCATTTGTCT
This region of Methylophilaceae bacterium genomic DNA includes:
- the maf gene encoding septum formation inhibitor Maf, which gives rise to MTAKNNRQMVILASRSPRRIELLKQVGIDCIVLPADIDESVRQGELPIQYVKRLAKEKALATAANMKKEYSHLIVLSADTTVSVGDEILGKPEHDQDALRMLTLLSGKQHAVHTAVAAFYGDKVHVVLNTTKVSMARLTAETINTYIASGEHRDKAGSYGIQGKAAAWIESIEGSYSGVMGLPLFETVQLINKVAAASLKTIKN